GGGTTCTTGGCATTTATGCTGGTATCAATTGTAGCCCTATTGATTTATCACAGCAGCAACGACAAGTAAGGTTATTTCGGTACTAAACTCTCTATTTGCTTCTTTTCCTGTTTGCTTTCTGTCGTTTCTTTTGGTTCCTTATATTTAAATCCGTACTTTTTGAAAACATTTTCCTGTATTCTGTCCCTAGACTTGGTAATTGCCTTTTGCTTGGCCTCGTTTGACAAGTTCTTGTAGGAGTCCGTAGTATGTGTCGTTTTATACCATTCGTCGTATTGTTTGTTAAATTCGTTATTCGCCTCTCTGAATTTGCTTTCCCCAACTTTTTCCTTAAACGCTGTTTGTGCTTTCGTAGGCTTCTTTGCCCACTCACTTTCAGATTTTCCGTAAGTGTTGGCTCCTATACCTAAGTTGTCAACAATCATTGCAAGCAAGGTGTCAGCAGAGTTTGGGTCTTTTTCAAGTTCTCTATAAGTGGTCACACCAATTGGCACAAATAAGGTCTCCAGTATGCTTTCAGCAGATTTAGGGTCTCTACCCTCGCGATCTTGGCCTTCAAAATAATTCCTAATAACTGCTGCTGCTGGGGAAAGTTTATTCTCAAAAAAGTTGTATATAACGTCTTTGCCTGTTTGTGCTCCAAATTCACCCGAATTGATAGGGCTGACCATGCCAGTAGTAGAAGATTTTGAAGACATTTTAAGTAGTCGTGCTGCTAGTGTAATCAGTGCGCTCGAGCCGCCAGTTACATCAAATCGTGTGTTACCAATCTTGATTTTCCCAAAATCGGCGCTTCTAGGATCTGTCTCAACACTTCCTGGACGCACTGCATTTGCTATTGCTAAAACAGCAGCCGTACCAGTAATTACTTTCACAAGGTTCACAGCAGCTTGCTTTCTGACAAAATTGCTTCCTCCAGCCCCGGTAAAAACATGGCCCAAGGTGTCAACTTGGCTCTTCAAAAATCTAGGAGAGAAAAAGATGTTATTAAGTGTTGTTGCCGTCGAACCCTCAAGTCTGCCTAGATTTCCTCTACCCGTTAAGGAATTAACCATTGAAGCAATTGGCTGAAGTTCTTTAGGGTCGTCGATATTTATGCCAGAGCGCTTGGCAATTTCTAAGTATTTATCAAATATGTCTGCTCGCTGGCGGTAGACAAATCCTGTAAAGGCATTTTCGGAAGCCTTAAAAACTCTGCCAGCAAGGGGTACTTTGGTTGCTATAGTTCCTGGATACGCTTCTTCAATAGTTCCAATGGCAAGCTTTGCCTTCACCATCCGCTCGTAATTTGGTCGTGAAACGATGTCAGCATTCAACTCGTCCATTACCTGTTTTCCGCCAAAAGTCTTGAAAATATCAACAAATGTTTTTCTGGCGTTTCTTTGCCAAATAAGGGGATTGGTCATTAAGGTTTTCCATCCTTGCCTAAAAATCGCGCTGTTATCTAGGGAAGCCTTAATAGACTTTGCATTTCCAGCAACATCGGAAAGATTCTGGCGTACATTTGTCGGTTTAGCTCTATCTGCCAAACTCAATCTTTTTGTACCCTCTTTGAGATCATTCGTGTAATTCATCAACTCTACTTTTGCTCTACCATATGCAATTCTTTGTGTTTCATCAGCAAAAGTTAGGTCCTCTTTCTGTAGGGTTCTTGCTTCTTGAACCTTCTTAGATAAATCAGAAATAGTTTTCGCTTCCTGTTCTGTTACACCAAATCCTAACCTAGTAGAAGCCAAATCTTGTAAAAATACCTTTTCTTCTTCAGGGCTTAGTATTTTGTCCATTCTTTCGATTCTGGAAATTAGGTCTCGTTTGGCTTGTGGGGTAATACCAGATACTTTTTTGGCCCAAGTTATGTAGCCTCTTTGCTGATTTTTCAGAAGTAATTTACTCTCAAAAAGGCCATTTACCTGTACTCCATTTTCTTTCCCGACCAGCTTTTCAAGGAAAGCACGCCTCTCTTCGCTGGTCATTTTTCCCAGTTCGTCAGGGTTAAGAGTGCCATCTTTCAAGGCTCTTTTAAATTCTTGTACTTTTTCTGGTATTAAACAAAATGTCATATTAACACTTGATACTTTCTACGAATTTTCCCCAATCATACTTATCTGGCGTCTTAACTCTCTTTTGAATATCAGCAACTACTTTGTTGCTCATTTCCGTTGGTGTTTTCCCGCTGTATCTTCTCTTAAATGCTTCTTCTCGCACTTTTACTATGTCACTCATTAGTTTTACTGGGGAATCAGGGTCTATTTCGGTCAGGATGCTTAATTCCTGCCCAAGACGGGTAGACTGTAGTGATGCCAGCCTTCTTGCGAGCGCTACGTCACCTTCTGCCAGGTTTTGCATGGCAACATAGATAGAATTGCGAAGTATCCCTTTGGGGGCTTCTTTCTCTCCCGCCAGAACTGCGAGCGCTTCGTTTGGGTTTTTGCTCACGTAATCAGAAGCTTTGGCGATATTTTCCTTCTTACTCATTTCTTTGTAAGTAGAGAGGCCGAGCTGGTCTTTTATTTCTTGTGGTGCTTTATCTAGGGATTTGGTAACTCGTGCTTCCAGTCGGCTTAGTTTTTCTTTGCCTTCTCCAACTGGTAACTGGTTACGAGGAACTTTTATTTCAGATTCACCTTTCATTAAGTCGTTGGCAATTTTGTTCGACCTTATCTTGTCTGCTTCATGTTCAGCCATTCTATTTTTTGGAATGACTTTCAAGTCACGCCACTTCTCATAAATCGGATGGATTGCGTCTGCGACCCTTTTACTCTGTTCTGTATGGACTTGAAATTCTACTGGCTCACCATTTTTGAGTCTGGCTTGAATATTTATGCCCCGATAGCCAAAAGGTGAGGGGCTCTTAAAATAATCCTGTGAATCGACAACCTTTAATTTTTTGGTGACCGCCTCAGTAGCTTGTTGAACTTTATCTTGTGTAGTAATAACCCTTCCTGCGAGTACATCCGCGAACTCGTCTGCATTTCTACTTTCATTCTGGAAACGGATAATTTTTCCCTTAATACTTTCTGGAGATTTAATTCTTGTTTTAAAAGTACCCCCAATATCTTTAGCTACTTCCGTTACTATAGAATCAAAATCAGCCTTGTTTTCTTGACCTATCTTTTGGAGTCTGTTAATATTCGCATCAGCTATGACCGATTCAGTACCCCGCTTTGTTAAAAGAGGATCTAACATTTTTCGAATAGACGAAACCCCAGAAGGAGCACTAACCGCTTTCAAGCTTGTTGACCGTGCTTGGGTTGAGGTTGGTTTCCCAGCGGAGAAAGAATTTGAAGGAATGCCACTTGATCCTTCCGAAATTGCCTCTTTACCCAAAGACTTACCTGCTGCTTGAGGCTTAACAGCATTTTTAACTATTTTCCCTCCCGTTTCTTCAATCGTTTCTTTGACGAACTTTTTCATCGCCGACCTAGCGCTAGTCTTTATTCCCATCGTAGCTAGGTTTCCAATTGGAATAAAATCAGCAACATCGAACGCAACAGAAATAGCAGGATTGGCAAACGCTGTAGTAAGTGCCTCTCCCCATCGTTTATTGTCCATGTGGTCTTTAACCTCACTGACAGTTTTTGGTAAATTCTTGATGCCCTGTTTAAGTTCTTTTTTGCCCTCTTTGGTCGATAAAAGCTCAAGGCTTTTGCCCCAGCTTTGTGCGACTGATCCAGGCATTTGCCCCACAAAGTCTACGATTTCATCATATAGGCCTTTGCTTTTGTATTTTTCAGCAACTTTGGGATAAATACGATCTGGCGCTTTCTGTAAAAGTCTGCCAAATGGTGCGCCGAGTCCTTCGTCAGGGTTTGGCTTACTTGTAACTGCTTTCTTAAAACCATCAAAAACAGACCTTACTGATGTAATTAGTTTGCTCTCCTGTTTTGGTTGAGCCTGTGGTGCCGTGACAAATGCCCCTGGCTCATTTCTTGCGCTTTGGGCGCTGGAGATTGGTTGTATTACCCGATTCGAAGTTTGAAACTGTGGGGCATTATTTGCGTTGCCCCCAGAAATAGGTTGAATAACCATTTAAGAAACAAATTTTCCTTCTTTAAATTCATCTAAACTTTCTTGAGCTGGTCCCCAAGGGGAATAAGAGTTATAGAGTCTGTAAATCTCATCAATGCTTAAGCCGTTTGTCCCGCCATAATGAGGCACTAATTGTCTCGGGGTAACACCTGCCTTAACATCATTAATGAAGTTTTGTTGAGTTTGCTGGGCGTCTACGTTTTTTTGATCAGAGACAGATGCCGCTTTTGGCTTACTTGAAGCTACATTCTGCCTGCTTATAATCTGTCCGGTTCTTGAGTTAATAACCGCAAAGCCCTGGTTTGTGCCATCGTCAAAGGAGATTGTGCTTGTTTGAATATTCTTTTCTCTTTGGGCATTGATGGCGCTGTAGATCATGCTGCTTGAAATTCCTGTTGACCGTGTAAGGTTGGCTATAGCTTCACCGCTTGCGTTATCCAAAGCTCCGGCAGAAAGAAGCGTATTAAACTGGTTTAGGGCTTGTGTAGCAGCCTGAGAGTTAATATCAAATTGCTTAACCTGTAAATTAAGCTGTGTTTCAATGTCGGCCTTTTTAGTAGCTATCTGGTTTTGCAGTGCCAAAGTATCCTGCGCGAATTTCGCGTCCAGTTTCGCAATCCTTCCTGTCATTGTCGCCTCGGACAAGAAGGGGTTATCTTTAATTTTGGCGACTGCTTCATTTTTTGCCAGTGTTTTTGCGTTAAGGTCTGCCTCAATGTCCCTAACGCCTGAATTTGCGTATAAACTTTCATACTGTTGAGGTAGGTTTATAGTCTCGGGTGCTTGAAACCCTGCCTCTGTTCCGGAACCACCCGGACCTGAAGGCCCGGAAGGCCCGGAAGGTTGAGGTGTTGCGGAAGGTTGGAAAGTCCGTTGCTGCTCTTGAAGATAGGATTGAAACTGTGGGAATGGTACGTTTTGCGCCTGCGCCGATTGCCTGTTTACCTCTTCGGAAACTTGTTGCCCTGCGCCAATTTGGCTAGAGCGAGAGTTAATCTGGCCTGGCGCAGATAAGGTTCCCTGTGCAAATTGTTGCCCATCATACCAACCAAGTTCATTAGCTTGTATTACTTGCCCGCTATTTAACTTAACTTGGTTTCCTGAAACAATGCTCGCCATTTTATGTATTCACTCCAATCTGGTTAAGATATGCAAATTCACCGAAGTATTGTTTTGCTGCATAGTTATATGCTTCCCCTGCTTGTTCTGATGTTTTGAAATAACCTAAACAAATTCTTTTCTTATTTACATTTATTTCAGCTCTCCACCTTTTTATCCTTTTATGATCGTTGGCAAAGAAAACTCCTTTAAAGCCATTCTTACTACTTCTTGTATTTTGCATATTTTGTGTCCAACTTCCTATCCTTAAATTTTCTTTTCTATTATCTAGTCCATTAAAATTTTTATGATCAGTTGTTTTATCTTCTGGACAATCAATTATTAAATTATGCATATAAATATTTTTATATTTTGTTTTATCAAATTTATTGTCTTTGTTTTTAAAATATTCTCGTCTATGAGCATATCCATTATCATAATGCCACCTAAATTGGTTTAGATAGTCAAAATCTTCATTATCTACAATAACGAATTTACCTTTTCCAATTTTTCCACTTAATTCTATTTTCTTCATATATCAAAGCGCCCGCGTAAGTCCTTGCTATTACTTCCTCCAAACATATCAGAAACTTCAAACATTGGTTGTAGCTTTTCAAACTTCGCCTGCTCCCGTGCAATTTTGCCCCAAGCAACCGCGAGTATCTGTTTGGCCTCAGCGCTTCTGAATTGGGCGGATTTGTCTTCATCAGTTTTAGCTTTTAGAATTGCGACTGCTTCAAGTTGTATGGCTTCATTAGCCTCTGGAGTAGAGTAAGAAAAGACTGTCGTATCACTATCGGCACTCATAGCAGTAACCACTTTTATCCCCCAGATACAGATGACACCTATTCCTGTTGCAAGG
The sequence above is drawn from the Candidatus Curtissbacteria bacterium genome and encodes:
- a CDS encoding RelA/SpoT domain-containing protein, which encodes MVIQPISGGNANNAPQFQTSNRVIQPISSAQSARNEPGAFVTAPQAQPKQESKLITSVRSVFDGFKKAVTSKPNPDEGLGAPFGRLLQKAPDRIYPKVAEKYKSKGLYDEIVDFVGQMPGSVAQSWGKSLELLSTKEGKKELKQGIKNLPKTVSEVKDHMDNKRWGEALTTAFANPAISVAFDVADFIPIGNLATMGIKTSARSAMKKFVKETIEETGGKIVKNAVKPQAAGKSLGKEAISEGSSGIPSNSFSAGKPTSTQARSTSLKAVSAPSGVSSIRKMLDPLLTKRGTESVIADANINRLQKIGQENKADFDSIVTEVAKDIGGTFKTRIKSPESIKGKIIRFQNESRNADEFADVLAGRVITTQDKVQQATEAVTKKLKVVDSQDYFKSPSPFGYRGINIQARLKNGEPVEFQVHTEQSKRVADAIHPIYEKWRDLKVIPKNRMAEHEADKIRSNKIANDLMKGESEIKVPRNQLPVGEGKEKLSRLEARVTKSLDKAPQEIKDQLGLSTYKEMSKKENIAKASDYVSKNPNEALAVLAGEKEAPKGILRNSIYVAMQNLAEGDVALARRLASLQSTRLGQELSILTEIDPDSPVKLMSDIVKVREEAFKRRYSGKTPTEMSNKVVADIQKRVKTPDKYDWGKFVESIKC
- a CDS encoding AP2 domain-containing protein, whose translation is MKKIELSGKIGKGKFVIVDNEDFDYLNQFRWHYDNGYAHRREYFKNKDNKFDKTKYKNIYMHNLIIDCPEDKTTDHKNFNGLDNRKENLRIGSWTQNMQNTRSSKNGFKGVFFANDHKRIKRWRAEINVNKKRICLGYFKTSEQAGEAYNYAAKQYFGEFAYLNQIGVNT